In a single window of the Olivibacter sp. SDN3 genome:
- a CDS encoding EVE domain-containing protein, which yields MNYFLVKSEPFKYSWEQLLKDKQTFWDGVRNYQARNNLQAMKKGDLVLFYHSNEGKEVVGIAKVVKEYYQDPTTKDERWVVVDIAPVETLKKPVSLEMVKADEQLQDIALVRQGRLSVMPLKREEFDRIVALGS from the coding sequence ATGAATTATTTCCTTGTAAAATCAGAGCCCTTTAAGTATAGCTGGGAACAATTATTAAAAGATAAGCAAACCTTCTGGGATGGAGTACGCAACTATCAAGCAAGAAATAACCTACAAGCCATGAAAAAAGGCGATCTCGTCCTTTTTTATCATAGTAACGAAGGCAAAGAAGTAGTAGGCATTGCCAAAGTAGTAAAAGAATATTATCAAGATCCCACTACTAAAGATGAACGATGGGTTGTAGTTGACATCGCACCTGTAGAAACGCTGAAAAAGCCGGTATCTCTAGAAATGGTAAAAGCGGATGAGCAATTACAGGACATAGCTTTGGTGCGGCAGGGAAGATTGTCGGTTATGCCGTTAAAGCGAGAAGAATTTGACCGGATTGTCGCGCTAGGCAGTTAG
- a CDS encoding quinone-dependent dihydroorotate dehydrogenase: MYKLVKPLFFLMNPEVAHHNVTGGLKAINKIWGGSKLVRTAFTVNNAALKTQVFGLTFKNPVGLAAGFDKNAEYVDELVDLGFGFIEIGTVTPRPQPGNEKPRMFRLTADEALINRMGFNNLGVDVAATRLKYLKKRENIIIGGNIGKNKVTPNEQAVNDYISCFDALFDVVDYFVVNVSSPNTPGLRDLQEKEPLMHILNTLQQRNLKNGVSRPILLKIAPDLTNSQLDDIIEIVAATGIAGVIATNTTISRDGLRSSPTVTKEMGGLSGKPLTKRSTEVIRYLSEKSNKAFPIIGVGGIHSAEDAQEKIAAGASLVQLYTGFIYEGPALVKRICKALLKK, from the coding sequence ATGTATAAACTGGTTAAACCACTATTTTTCTTAATGAACCCTGAAGTTGCGCATCATAACGTTACCGGGGGACTAAAAGCTATAAATAAGATATGGGGAGGGAGTAAGCTGGTACGGACGGCATTTACGGTTAACAATGCTGCACTTAAAACACAAGTATTTGGTCTTACCTTTAAAAATCCTGTTGGTTTAGCTGCCGGCTTTGATAAGAATGCTGAATATGTGGACGAGCTGGTTGATTTAGGATTTGGCTTTATCGAGATAGGTACTGTTACACCCCGGCCGCAGCCGGGAAACGAGAAGCCCAGAATGTTTCGCTTAACAGCAGACGAAGCGCTTATTAACAGGATGGGTTTCAATAATTTAGGCGTAGATGTAGCTGCTACACGTTTAAAGTATCTGAAAAAACGCGAAAATATCATCATCGGCGGAAATATCGGGAAAAATAAAGTTACCCCGAATGAGCAAGCCGTAAACGATTATATCAGCTGTTTTGATGCTTTATTTGATGTGGTAGATTATTTCGTAGTTAATGTCAGTTCTCCCAACACACCTGGCTTAAGAGATTTGCAAGAGAAAGAACCCTTAATGCACATCCTGAACACATTACAACAACGCAACCTTAAAAATGGTGTTTCTAGACCCATCCTGTTAAAAATAGCTCCCGATTTAACCAATAGCCAGCTTGACGATATCATTGAAATTGTAGCAGCAACCGGTATAGCCGGTGTTATTGCTACCAATACCACTATTTCTCGGGATGGTTTACGGTCATCGCCAACAGTAACAAAGGAAATGGGCGGCTTAAGTGGCAAACCGCTAACCAAACGATCAACGGAGGTTATCCGGTATCTCTCAGAAAAATCGAATAAGGCTTTCCCGATAATAGGTGTTGGAGGAATACATAGTGCTGAAGATGCGCAGGAGAAGATTGCTGCAGGGGCATCCTTAGTACAATTATACACCGGTTTTATCTACGAAGGACCGGCATTAGTTAAAAGGATTTGTAAGGCGCTCCTAAAGAAATGA
- a CDS encoding peptidylprolyl isomerase: MTITPNSVVALTYKLHTITNGEREFVEEADKANPLVFLYGAGMMLPKFEENISGLKTGDTTDFELVAADAYGEKDESAVAQLPVDMFKESGIPPVGEILPLQDNQGNQFRAKVVEVSPEVVIVDLNHPMAGQHLHFDIEILSVREATSEELAHGHAHGADGNQGH; encoded by the coding sequence ATGACAATTACACCAAACAGCGTGGTAGCGCTAACGTACAAATTGCACACCATTACAAATGGAGAGAGAGAGTTTGTTGAAGAAGCAGACAAAGCGAACCCACTGGTTTTTTTATATGGTGCAGGTATGATGTTACCAAAATTTGAAGAAAATATCAGCGGACTTAAAACAGGAGACACCACTGATTTTGAGTTGGTGGCCGCCGATGCTTACGGCGAAAAAGATGAAAGTGCTGTTGCTCAACTACCTGTGGATATGTTCAAAGAATCAGGTATACCTCCGGTTGGAGAAATTCTTCCTTTACAAGATAATCAGGGAAATCAGTTTCGTGCAAAAGTAGTTGAGGTTAGTCCTGAAGTAGTTATAGTTGACTTAAATCATCCAATGGCCGGACAGCATCTGCATTTTGATATCGAAATTTTAAGTGTGCGCGAGGCTACGTCAGAAGAATTAGCTCACGGACATGCACATGGAGCTGATGGCAATCAAGGTCATTAA
- a CDS encoding ABC-F family ATP-binding cassette domain-containing protein, with protein sequence MIAINNLTFEIGARALYDEANWHIKPGDKVGLIGANGTGKTTLLRIIVGEYTPTSGTISMAKDLKIGYLNQDLLSYESEKSILHVAMEAFERQNQLHSEIENLLKKMETDYSEDLLNKLSDKQVEFEALDGYNIEYRAHEILAGLGFDEEQQERKLSEFSGGWRMRVMLARILLQAPDILLLDEPTNHLDLPSIKWLESYLQAFEGAIVIVSHDRYFLDRVINKTVESRKGKLTLYAGNYSFYLEEKALRNEIQAGQFKNQQARIKQEERLIERFRAKASKAKMAQSRIKALERMERVDDVDDDNPTVNFSFKFSKQSGRHVVRLENITKAYPGVPILKNANAVIEKGDKIALIGANGKGKSTLLRIVANADKEFTGFGETGHNVTTTFFAQHQLEALHLESEILQELQAFAPKHTETELRSILGCFLFTGDDAFKKIRVLSGGEKSRVALAKALTADANFLILDEPTNHLDIQSVNILIQALQQFEGTFIAVSHDRYFLDSVANKIWFIEDQEIKEYPGTYQEYEEWQAKRPVQQKSVEQKKVSPKKQPPVENKPVEKNRQLQKLNKELQQLEDVVTKLENELVETEKLLADPQVYNDPELLKETNLLYARKKNDLERQQLAWEKLAEEILLLES encoded by the coding sequence ATGATAGCAATTAATAATTTAACGTTCGAGATAGGTGCCAGAGCGCTATATGACGAAGCTAATTGGCATATTAAACCAGGTGATAAAGTAGGGCTTATCGGTGCAAATGGTACCGGAAAAACAACGCTGTTGCGTATAATTGTGGGTGAATACACGCCAACTTCTGGAACAATTTCCATGGCAAAAGATCTCAAAATCGGTTACTTGAACCAAGATTTACTATCATACGAATCTGAAAAAAGCATTCTTCACGTGGCAATGGAAGCTTTTGAAAGACAAAACCAGTTACATAGTGAAATTGAGAATCTTTTAAAGAAAATGGAGACCGACTATAGTGAAGATCTCCTCAATAAATTAAGTGATAAACAGGTAGAGTTTGAAGCTTTAGATGGATACAACATCGAATATCGGGCACATGAAATTCTTGCCGGTCTGGGCTTTGACGAGGAACAGCAAGAACGGAAGCTTTCAGAATTTTCCGGGGGATGGCGCATGCGTGTGATGCTGGCCCGGATTTTATTGCAAGCACCTGATATTTTATTACTCGATGAACCTACCAACCACTTGGATCTACCTTCTATTAAATGGCTTGAAAGTTACCTCCAGGCATTTGAAGGCGCTATCGTGATCGTCTCGCACGACCGCTACTTCTTAGACAGAGTGATCAATAAAACGGTAGAATCCCGAAAAGGTAAACTGACCTTGTATGCTGGAAATTACAGCTTCTATTTGGAAGAAAAAGCGTTAAGGAATGAAATACAGGCGGGCCAATTTAAAAATCAACAAGCAAGAATTAAGCAGGAAGAGCGTTTGATCGAACGTTTTCGCGCTAAAGCTAGCAAAGCTAAAATGGCTCAGTCGAGAATTAAGGCCTTAGAACGTATGGAGCGCGTAGACGATGTTGACGATGATAATCCGACGGTGAATTTCAGTTTCAAATTCAGCAAGCAATCTGGTCGGCATGTGGTTCGCTTAGAAAATATTACAAAAGCTTATCCTGGTGTTCCTATTTTAAAAAATGCAAATGCCGTTATTGAAAAAGGTGATAAAATTGCCTTGATTGGAGCTAACGGAAAAGGTAAATCAACATTGTTACGGATTGTTGCAAATGCAGATAAAGAATTCACTGGTTTCGGTGAGACTGGTCATAATGTAACCACCACATTTTTCGCCCAGCATCAATTGGAAGCCCTGCATCTGGAAAGTGAAATATTACAAGAATTACAGGCTTTTGCACCCAAACATACGGAAACAGAATTAAGATCCATTCTAGGGTGTTTCCTCTTTACGGGCGACGACGCGTTCAAAAAAATAAGGGTGCTCTCCGGTGGAGAAAAATCAAGGGTTGCTCTTGCTAAAGCACTTACGGCTGATGCCAACTTCCTGATACTCGATGAACCAACCAATCACCTGGATATACAATCGGTCAACATATTGATTCAAGCTTTACAGCAATTTGAAGGCACATTCATTGCCGTATCGCACGATCGTTACTTTCTAGATAGTGTAGCGAATAAGATATGGTTTATCGAAGATCAGGAAATCAAAGAATATCCGGGCACATACCAAGAGTATGAAGAATGGCAGGCAAAGCGGCCGGTACAGCAAAAATCTGTAGAACAAAAAAAGGTCAGCCCTAAAAAACAACCGCCAGTTGAAAATAAACCGGTAGAGAAAAATAGGCAACTTCAAAAGCTGAATAAAGAGTTACAACAGCTAGAAGATGTGGTAACCAAACTTGAAAATGAACTGGTTGAAACGGAAAAACTCTTAGCCGACCCACAAGTTTACAACGATCCTGAATTGTTGAAAGAAACAAACCTATTATACGCACGGAAAAAAAACGATCTCGAGCGACAGCAATTAGCTTGGGAAAAACTAGCTGAAGAGATACTGCTATTGGAAAGTTAA
- a CDS encoding type IX secretion system plug protein domain-containing protein translates to MKRLTTSCLLPVFLVISNVAYSFNTSQKLVYDNHDYISSIKSVQFYQSKEEQSIPILVLNNNEKLLMSFDDLRADNRTLYYTIEHCTANWASSNLSALAYIEGLTEDRIFDYKTSVNTLQLYTHYSFQFPTDGSMKPKLSGNYLLKVYEDGDQTQLLLTRRFYVVTREVGISTKVIPSFEIDKRQTNQKLNITLNLGNIQVNNPYQDIKVIVKQNRRDDIQEILSKPMFIKNNQLVYNDNQTLDFDGGNEFRSVDLRSFRLLSEHIDQTSIEEIRKFSLVADRDLLNETYAFAFDEDGKFFIRNNDFGDSAIESDYAMVKFFLESDTPAHDEDVYIVGLFNNYQQTEENKMTYDSSLGAWVGNLLLKQGIYHYTYTSTSENANKYNGSHFETENTYDILVYYQRPATRWEELVGYGTLVSTPNTRPN, encoded by the coding sequence ATGAAACGTTTAACAACCAGTTGTCTACTTCCTGTTTTTCTCGTTATCAGTAACGTTGCTTATTCATTCAATACGTCACAGAAACTGGTATACGATAATCATGATTATATTTCTTCAATAAAATCGGTTCAGTTTTACCAATCGAAAGAGGAACAATCTATTCCCATCCTAGTGCTCAATAACAATGAAAAATTGCTTATGTCTTTCGATGATCTAAGAGCTGATAATCGTACATTGTATTATACCATTGAGCATTGTACCGCAAATTGGGCAAGCAGTAACTTATCTGCGTTGGCATATATCGAAGGATTGACCGAAGACCGTATATTTGATTATAAAACTTCCGTAAACACTCTGCAGTTATACACGCACTATAGCTTTCAGTTTCCTACTGACGGTAGCATGAAACCTAAGTTATCCGGAAATTACCTTTTAAAAGTTTATGAAGATGGCGATCAGACCCAACTGCTCCTCACTAGAAGGTTTTATGTTGTAACGAGAGAGGTAGGTATCTCAACGAAGGTTATTCCCTCTTTTGAAATCGATAAACGCCAAACTAATCAAAAATTAAATATAACACTTAACCTTGGAAACATTCAAGTAAATAATCCTTACCAGGACATAAAAGTTATTGTTAAACAAAATAGAAGAGACGATATACAGGAAATACTCAGCAAACCCATGTTTATTAAAAACAATCAATTGGTTTATAATGACAACCAGACATTGGACTTTGATGGTGGCAATGAGTTTAGGAGTGTAGATCTTCGCAGTTTCAGGCTCCTTTCTGAGCACATTGATCAGACCTCTATTGAGGAAATAAGAAAGTTTTCTCTGGTTGCCGATCGAGATTTATTGAACGAAACTTATGCTTTTGCATTTGACGAAGATGGGAAATTTTTTATCCGTAACAACGATTTTGGTGATAGTGCAATTGAAAGTGACTATGCCATGGTCAAGTTCTTTTTAGAAAGCGATACTCCAGCGCATGACGAAGATGTGTATATTGTTGGGCTGTTCAACAACTATCAACAAACGGAAGAAAATAAAATGACCTATGACTCGAGCTTGGGCGCATGGGTGGGTAATCTGTTGCTTAAACAAGGTATATATCATTACACCTACACAAGCACAAGCGAGAATGCCAATAAATACAATGGCAGCCATTTTGAAACCGAAAACACCTATGACATATTGGTTTACTACCAAAGACCTGCGACACGGTGGGAGGAGTTAGTGGGGTATGGAACGCTCGTTAGTACACCCAACACACGACCAAATTAA
- a CDS encoding acyl-CoA thioesterase: MNKKFAKESFTIMNELVLPNDTNTLNNLMGGRLLHWMDIAAAISAQKHCNRIVVTASVDNVSFKHPVKLGDVISIEAQVTRAFNTSVEVRLQVYAQNIPSGTRVKSNEAFYTFVAIDQNSRTIAVPELLPETEEEKKLFVEALRRRQLRLILAGKMKPEEATELYSFFNQIGA, translated from the coding sequence ATGAATAAAAAATTTGCCAAGGAATCGTTTACCATCATGAATGAATTGGTTCTCCCAAATGATACCAATACCTTAAACAATTTAATGGGGGGAAGACTTCTTCACTGGATGGATATCGCAGCAGCAATATCGGCACAGAAACACTGCAACCGCATTGTGGTGACTGCTTCTGTTGACAACGTATCCTTTAAGCATCCCGTTAAACTTGGTGACGTGATAAGCATCGAAGCACAGGTTACCCGAGCATTTAACACTTCTGTAGAAGTTCGATTACAAGTATATGCCCAGAATATACCATCGGGTACCCGAGTTAAGTCTAATGAAGCTTTTTATACATTTGTGGCAATTGATCAAAATTCGAGAACGATTGCCGTACCCGAGCTTTTACCCGAAACCGAGGAGGAGAAAAAGTTATTTGTAGAGGCGTTACGTAGAAGACAATTACGCTTGATTTTAGCGGGAAAGATGAAGCCTGAAGAAGCTACGGAATTATATAGTTTTTTTAATCAGATTGGGGCCTGA